GGAAACGGAATGTCGAGGTATTGCTTCACCCAGTCAATGGCATCGCGCTCCATAAATTCCATTCCGGAGGGCGTAATTCCTTTGCGAAAAATGGCGGACACCGCTTCGCAGGCTTTGGTGGCAGAAGTGAAAGCCGCCAGCAAGAGCAGGGTTTGCTGAGGGTGGGGGATGAGCCGGAACACAACCTGGGTAATGATGCCCAGCGTCCCTTCGCTGCCAATCATAAGTTGGGTAAGGTTGTAACCAGTGGCATTCTTCAACGTATTGGCCCCCGTCCAGATCACTTCTCCGCTGGCGAGTACCACTTGCAGGTTTAGCACATAATCTTTGGTTACGCCATATTTTACGGCTTTTGGGCCCCCGGCATTTTCGGCCAGGTTGCCGCCCAGAAAGCAGGAGCCTTTGCTGGCGGGGTCGGGCGGGTAAAACAGCCCTTTCTCCTTTACCGCCTGCTGAAATACTTCGTTGATTACTCCCGGCTGCACGGTGGCCTGGAGGTTCTTTTCGTCAATTTCAAGGATGCGGTTCATGCGCTCCAGCGACAAACAGATCCCGCCTTCCACAGCAAGCGCGCCCCCACTCAGTCCGGTCCCGGCACCGCGCGCAGTAACCGGGATGTTGTTCTGGTTACAAAGCCTTACGACTTGGCTCACTTGCTCTGTAGTTTCAGGCTTCACCACCACCTCTGGCGGAAAATTGAAATCTTCTGTTTCGTCATGTCCGTAGTGGTGCAGCGATTCTACATCCGTAAGCACATTGGCTTCTGCGCAAATAGTGATCAGCGCCTGAATGATGTTCCAGGTAATTTTGTTGAACTGTGGCATAGGTTCAGTCAAAGTAGCGAATCAAAGGGCACATTGATCTTTTATTAAATGACAATCTTTTATTTAAAAAAAGTATTGGCTTTTTCATTTAATAAAAACAGCTTCCGAAAATAGGTCTGATTCCTTACTTTTTTAAAAGAAACATTTTTAAAATTAAAAGGAAATGAAGCAGAAATTAAAACTCTACTTCTACTTCTGCTTCATTTCAGTATAATATTTATAAAACAGGGGAATGGTTTCAATTCCCTTCATAAAATTAAAAATCCCAAAATTTTCGTTGGGCGAATGAATGGCATCGGTATCAAGTCCAAATCCCATCATGATGGATTTTATTGCCAGTTCTTTCTCAAAAAGTGCCACAATAGGAATGCTTCCACCACTGTGTACCGGGATGGTTTTTTTGCCGAAAGTTTCTTCATAGGCCTTGCTTGCCGCTCGGTATTCGTCAGAGTCAATTGGAACGACTACCGGTTCTCCGCCATGATGAGGTTGTACGTGGACTTTTACTGAATCGGGTGCAATGCTTTCGAAGTGCTTTTTAAAAAGCGCGGTGATCTCATCGGAACTCTGGCCGGGAACCAGGCGCATGGATATTTTGGCGTGCGCTTTTGAGGGCAGGACGGTTTTCGCACCATCTTTAATATATCCTCCCCAGATTCCATTGACATCCAATGTGGGCCGTATGGAAGCTCGCTCATAGGTTGAATAACCGGTTTCGCCTTCCACGGCATTCACATTCAGGTTTTTCTTGTAGGTTTCATCGTTTACAGGAATATTTTTCAGCAACTCCCGCTCTTCGCGGCTTAGCTCCCGGACATTGTCATAAAAACCGGGAATGGTGATACGATGGTTATCGTCATGCAACGAAGCGATCATTTTGCAAAGCACATTGATGGGATTGGCGACAGCGCCACCGTAAATGCCAGAATGCAGATCCTTGTTGGGTCCGGTAACCTCTACCTGCACATAGCTGAGGCCACGCAACCCAACCGTAATAGAGGGCACATCATTGGCGATCATACTGGTATCCGAAATAAGGATAACATCTGCTGCCAGGCGGTCTTTGTTCTCCCGGATAAATGCACCCAGATTGGCACTTCCCACTTCTTCTTCGCCTTCGATCATGAACTTCACGTTGCACGGCAGCGCATTGTGTTTCATCAGGAATTCAAAGGCCTTTATATGCATATACATCTGCCCTTTGTCGTCACAGGCTCCGCGTGCATAAATTTTATTGTTCCTGATTACTGGCTCAAAAGGTGGACTATCCCAAAGCTCGTAGGGATCAGCCGGTTGAACATCGTAATGCCCATATACGAGAATGGTGGGCAGGTCGTCTCCCATTTTTTTCTCGGCAAAAACAATGGGGTAGCCATCGGTTCGGCAAACTTCAACGTTGTCGGCACCAGCGGCTTCGAGTTTATCTTTAATAAAGTTAGCAGCTTCAAAAACGTCATCGCTAAAGGCAGGGTCGGCACTCACGGACGGAATGCGCAGGAGGTCCAGCAACTCTTCAAGAAAGCGATCTTTATTTTCTTCGAGGTAGCTGTTGATCTGTTCTTTCATCATTATTGGTTGATTAGCATTGGTGAAATTACCGGGTCAGGTGTTGCGGACAAAAATATAAAAGCAAAGCACAAAAGGGATATTAAAACCATGACCTCCATAAAATACGTTGATAAAATGAATGTATCAGGAACTTGATAATGTGGAAGCAGAACCGCAAGATGTAACTTTGCACCTGCTGAATCATTAGTATATAATAACAGGAAAAAACGATGAGCGATAGCATTAAACATGAATGCGGAATTGCCCTTGTGCGGTTGCTCAAGCCGCTTCAATATTATGTAGAAAAATATAGGACGGGCCTTTACGGTATCAATAAGCTGTATCTCCTGATGGAGAAGCAGCACAACCGGGGGCAGGATGGGGCCGGTGTGGCAGGAGTGAAAATGGACATGCCTCCTGGAAAGCCATATATTTTCCGTTATCGCTCCACCAAAGCCAACCCGATCCAGGATATTTTCAGCCGCATCAACAAATCCTTTCAGTTTGCCATGGATAATGAGACTTGTGATCTCAACGATGTGGAATGCCTGAAGAACAACGTAACACCGTACGGAGAAGTGCTTATGGGCCACCTGCGCTATGGTACATACAGTTCAAACCTTTTGGGACAGTGCCATCCATTTATCCGTGAAAACAACTGGATGACCCGGAATCTGGTACTGGCCGGGAATTTTAATATGACGAACAATGACCAGCTATTTGGGAAACTGGTAGAACTGGGACAACATCCTACCAGTACTTCAGACACGGTAACCGTGTTGGAAAAAGTAGGACATTTCCTGGATGAGGAAAATGAACGCCTCTATCGTGAATACAAGGCCCTGAATTATGAGCGGGCAGAAATTACGACTCTCATTTCTGACAATCTGGATATTGCCCGCGTACTGCAGCGGAGCACCCGGGATTTTGATGGCGGGTATGCCATTGAAGGTTTGGTGGGGAATGGAGATGCTTTCGTAATGCGCGATCCAATAGGCATCCGTCCAGCCTTCTTTTATTATGATGATGAAATATTAGTTGCAGCTTCTGAACGTCCGCCCATCAAAACGGCACTTAGCGTAGATTATGATCAAATACAGGAACTGAAGCCGGGCCATGCACTGATTGTGAAAAAAGATGGCCGCATAAGCCAGGAGCAGATCTTGGAGCCTCAGAAGAAAAGATCCTGTTCCTTTGAGCGCATCTATTTTTCCAGGGGAACGGATAAGGACATTTATCTGGAAAGAAAGCAACTTGGAAGGCTGATCACACCTGCGCTGCTGGAAGCGGTAGGCTACGACATGGTAAATACCGTTTTCAGCTACATACCCAATACGGCTGAAACCGCCTTTCTGGGAATGACAGAAGCAATAGATGTATATCTGGATAATCACAAGAGAGACGAGATCCTGAGACGTCCGGGATTGTCAGCAGAGGAATTGTCCGGCATACTCAGCATGAAGCACCGGTTTGAGAAAATTGCTGTGAAGGACATGAAAATGAGGACCTTCATAACGAATGATACGCAGCGCGAGGATATGGTGGCTCATATTTATGATACCACCTATGGGGTGATAAGGGAAGGGAAAGATTCCCTGGTAATTCTGGATGATTCTATTGTCAGGGGAACTACTTTGAAGGAAAGCATCATCAGGATACTGGACCGCCTGGGGCCGAAGCGAATAATCGTAGCCTCTTCTGCACCACAGATCCGATACCCTGATTGCTACGGAATAGACATGAGCAAACTCAAGGATTTTGTTGCCTTCAGGGCGGCCATCGCGCTTATTCAAGACAGTAATATGGAAGACCTCATGGAAAGTGTATACTGGAAATGTAAAGAGCAGGATCATCTTGAACCTGAATTAATCCCGAACTATGTTAAGGAGCTGTATGCACCGTTTTCCACTGGTCAGATCACGGATAAGATTTCAGAACTCCTTAAGCCGAAGGACTGCAATGCCGAAGTGAAGATACTTTTCCAGAGCATTGAAAACCTGCATGAGGCCATTCCAGGCCATAAAGGGGACTGGTATTTTACCGGAAACTATCCTACACCGGGAGGAAACAAAGTAGTGAACAGGGCTTATCAAAATTATTACGAAGGAAAAAATATCAGAGCCTACTAAAAATATCTTTTTAAATATAGACCAAAAAGGGCTTAAACAGGCTGTATTCCTTTAATACCGGCTTTTCTGTGATTTGTGGGAAAAATATTTTTCTATTTTAATATATATTTTTTATAATTTAGCCGCACTATCACGGACCTGTTATTCATTTATATTGGCTGAATTAAGCCAGAATATTCACTTAAAAGGGGAAAACTATGCGCCTGTTTATGAGGGCTCTCTATTGTCAGCTCTTCTTTATTTTGATGACCCACCTTGCTGCGGGACAAACGCTATCGAAATATGAACCGCTCAACTACGAAGGGGGAATTGATTCGCTCCTGCGTACTAATCACTTTGGCAACGGTGTTTTAATGGACTACCATGATCTGGGGATCTTGCCAGAAGAACTATCGGATTTTACGGCTAAGAATAACTACTACCTCAATTCACTTTTCAAAAGTGGATACATCTATAGCAACCCGGAAATCGCAGCTTTTTCCAGGAAAGTGAGCGACCATCTGCTTCGCGATTTGCCGGACCTGCAACAGGAGATTCAGATATTCATTTGCAGAGATGCTGAGGCAAATGGCTTCTCCACGGCCAATGGCTATGTTTTTCTGACTGTAGGATTGCTAAGCCGTTTGGAAAACGAGGCACAACTCGCCTTTATCATTGCCCATGAGATAGCGCATTTTTATAAAAATCACATGGCGCTGCAACTCAATGAGAACCTGGCTATGCGGCAGGTGAGAGACAGCTATTTTAACCGCCACAGTACTAACCTGAACAGCCTCCGGTTCAGCCGTCAGCATGAATTTGATGCAGATGCGGTGGCCCTGCAATTCATGATCGCTTCCAGCTACGATGCCAGGGAAGCGCTCGGATCCCTGGAGGCTTTCAAACCTAAGACGGCTCCTTTCAGATTTCCCATAGATTTTAATAAATACTACGATAACA
This genomic window from Bacteroidia bacterium contains:
- a CDS encoding FAD-linked oxidase C-terminal domain-containing protein; this encodes MPQFNKITWNIIQALITICAEANVLTDVESLHHYGHDETEDFNFPPEVVVKPETTEQVSQVVRLCNQNNIPVTARGAGTGLSGGALAVEGGICLSLERMNRILEIDEKNLQATVQPGVINEVFQQAVKEKGLFYPPDPASKGSCFLGGNLAENAGGPKAVKYGVTKDYVLNLQVVLASGEVIWTGANTLKNATGYNLTQLMIGSEGTLGIITQVVFRLIPHPQQTLLLLAAFTSATKACEAVSAIFRKGITPSGMEFMERDAIDWVKQYLDIPFPVKDEIQAHLLIEVDGNYLEQLYQEVEIINTVLEEHGVDEVMLADSDHEKDRLWQMRRKVAEAVHANSVYKEEDTVVPRYELPRLLSGVKEIGSKYGFRSVCYGHAGDGNLHVNIIKGDLTDEQWNGTIKQGIREIFQLVVSLGGTLSGEHGIGYVQKEFMDIVFDKTSLDLMRAVKDVFDPKGVLNPGKVVT
- a CDS encoding dipeptidase, with the protein product MMKEQINSYLEENKDRFLEELLDLLRIPSVSADPAFSDDVFEAANFIKDKLEAAGADNVEVCRTDGYPIVFAEKKMGDDLPTILVYGHYDVQPADPYELWDSPPFEPVIRNNKIYARGACDDKGQMYMHIKAFEFLMKHNALPCNVKFMIEGEEEVGSANLGAFIRENKDRLAADVILISDTSMIANDVPSITVGLRGLSYVQVEVTGPNKDLHSGIYGGAVANPINVLCKMIASLHDDNHRITIPGFYDNVRELSREERELLKNIPVNDETYKKNLNVNAVEGETGYSTYERASIRPTLDVNGIWGGYIKDGAKTVLPSKAHAKISMRLVPGQSSDEITALFKKHFESIAPDSVKVHVQPHHGGEPVVVPIDSDEYRAASKAYEETFGKKTIPVHSGGSIPIVALFEKELAIKSIMMGFGLDTDAIHSPNENFGIFNFMKGIETIPLFYKYYTEMKQK
- a CDS encoding amidophosphoribosyltransferase, which codes for MSDSIKHECGIALVRLLKPLQYYVEKYRTGLYGINKLYLLMEKQHNRGQDGAGVAGVKMDMPPGKPYIFRYRSTKANPIQDIFSRINKSFQFAMDNETCDLNDVECLKNNVTPYGEVLMGHLRYGTYSSNLLGQCHPFIRENNWMTRNLVLAGNFNMTNNDQLFGKLVELGQHPTSTSDTVTVLEKVGHFLDEENERLYREYKALNYERAEITTLISDNLDIARVLQRSTRDFDGGYAIEGLVGNGDAFVMRDPIGIRPAFFYYDDEILVAASERPPIKTALSVDYDQIQELKPGHALIVKKDGRISQEQILEPQKKRSCSFERIYFSRGTDKDIYLERKQLGRLITPALLEAVGYDMVNTVFSYIPNTAETAFLGMTEAIDVYLDNHKRDEILRRPGLSAEELSGILSMKHRFEKIAVKDMKMRTFITNDTQREDMVAHIYDTTYGVIREGKDSLVILDDSIVRGTTLKESIIRILDRLGPKRIIVASSAPQIRYPDCYGIDMSKLKDFVAFRAAIALIQDSNMEDLMESVYWKCKEQDHLEPELIPNYVKELYAPFSTGQITDKISELLKPKDCNAEVKILFQSIENLHEAIPGHKGDWYFTGNYPTPGGNKVVNRAYQNYYEGKNIRAY
- a CDS encoding M48 family metallopeptidase, with the protein product MRLFMRALYCQLFFILMTHLAAGQTLSKYEPLNYEGGIDSLLRTNHFGNGVLMDYHDLGILPEELSDFTAKNNYYLNSLFKSGYIYSNPEIAAFSRKVSDHLLRDLPDLQQEIQIFICRDAEANGFSTANGYVFLTVGLLSRLENEAQLAFIIAHEIAHFYKNHMALQLNENLAMRQVRDSYFNRHSTNLNSLRFSRQHEFDADAVALQFMIASSYDAREALGSLEAFKPKTAPFRFPIDFNKYYDNKEAGDGIGIDEDRITLAGIFEDYIDGEDDRYNTHPSLQKRAISLKEQLENSRYDPEGKNKFAVSQEEFYATQKIALFEIVELAYNNSSYGESLVYALEAFGHHKNSQYLALKIIQSIYWLSYYKQIELLENVLPMEGELASAAYDSVYRFVDRLSYTELKLIAFNLTKEAFSRFPESEELLFHMGFTSQEFLGQEVARFHYRNYSKKFPQGKYINFVRRQL